From a single Pochonia chlamydosporia 170 chromosome Unknown PCv3seq00010, whole genome shotgun sequence genomic region:
- a CDS encoding cell cycle control protein (similar to Coccidioides immitis RS XP_001247839.1), with product MDGLDEFEKSLAAEKAARDKTQRSHDDGHRKHRHHHRHDRDDRDRRSEDRHHHRHRHHEDDDGHRHKRSRHSRDDRDDSHRSKHRHRDASREKHSTRERRSDEASSSHKPTEPSDTPIRDAWMTAPSSIEVEHIRRAEQNKPRSPPRDEPKRIVHSRELNQSIQDLNEGRLLSELPQPVAERNVDYVFGDSGSSWRLTKLRGVYTTAEASGRPVEDVAIERYGNLEAFDDAREEKEEMERRNIYGKGYKEKEKPTGDLYRSRDSNEKLPQQVALEPDAGTVIPEEPSRVAPMDQTSLNRLRAQMMKAKLRRASNAAQLEEEYNRAASGAPRTNTSEAVVLGIMDNRQLAGTRGEVKAIDNKRGRERGLVEENNDMSIEDMVREERRTKNQAGGEGLRLAERIAKDGKYDNDLDYMDENAEKLAKRVHKSEINLKNMAVNEFQKMNRILENCALCHHEDKGRPPIAPVVSLGTRVFITLTTEPEVSPGGAVIVPITHRGNLLECDDDEWEEIRNFMKSLTRMYHEQGRDVIFYENAAAPHRHMHAAMIAVPIPYEEGATAPAYFKEAFLSSDEEWSQHKKVIDTAAKARDGMGRMAFRRSIAKEMPYFHVWFSLDGGLGHIVENSDRWPKGDLFAREVLGGICDTEPHIIKKQGRWVRGDSRVDDWKKGWRKFDWTRVLEE from the coding sequence ATGGACGGCCTGGATGAATTCGAAAAGTCGCTAGCGGCTGAGAAAGCAGCCCGCGACAAAACACAGCGGAGCCACGACGATGGTCATCGCAAACAcaggcatcatcatcgacacgACCGAGACGACAGGGACAGACGTAGCGAAGATCGACACCATCACCGTCACCGACACcacgaagacgatgatggtcATAGACATAAGAGAAGCCGGCATTCTCGCGACGATCGAGATGATTCGCACCGATCAAAACACAGACACCGTGATGCCAGTAGAGAGAAGCATTCAACCCGAGAACGCCGAAGTGACGAAGCTTCATCTTCCCACAAACCTACTGAACCATCCGATACCCCCATACGCGATGCATGGATGACAGCGCCATCCTCCATTGAAGTCGAGCATATTCGCCGTGCAGAACAAAACAAGCCCAGGTCGCCGCCTAGGGACGAACCGAAGCGCATCGTCCACTCTCGCGAACTTAATCAGAGTATACAGGACCTAAATGAGGGACGGCTGTTATCTGAGCTTCCACAACCCGTCGCTGAGAGAAACGTGGATTACGTCTTTGGCGATTCCGGCTCGTCATGGCGCTTGACCAAGCTCAGAGGCGTATATACAACTGCCGAAGCAAGTGGTCGACctgttgaggatgttgcGATTGAGCGATATGGCAACCTGGAAGCTTTTGACGACGCACgggaagaaaaggaagaaatggaaCGACGCAACATATACGGGAAAGGGtacaaagagaaagaaaaaccGACAGGGGACTTGTATCGCTCTCGCGACAGCAACGAGAAGCTCCCTCAACAAGTGGCACTGGAGCCAGACGCTGGAACAGTCATACCAGAAGAGCCATCACGAGTGGCACCTATGGACCAAACATCTCTTAACCGCCTCCGTGCACAAATGATGAAGGCTAAACTGCGCCGCGCATCAAACGCTGCACAGCTGGAGGAGGAATACAATCGTGCCGCATCTGGTGCACCACGAACCAACACTTCCGAAGCTGTGGTCCTCGGCATAATGGACAATCGTCAGCTGGCGGGTACACGAGGCGAGGTCAAGGCCATCGACAACAAGCGCGGCCGCGAGAGGGGACTTGTTGAGGAAAACAATGACATGTCTATAGAAGACATGGTTCGCGAAGAACGGCGCACCAAAAACCAAGCCGGCGGCGAGGGACTGCGCCTTGCCGAGCGCATAGCCAAGGACGGCAAATACGACAACGATTTAGATTACATGGATGAGAATGCAGAAAAACTCGCCAAACGAGTACACAAAAGCGAAATCAACCTGAAAAATATGGCGGTCAATGAATTCCAAAAGATGAACCGTATCCTTGAGAACTGCGCTCTCTGCCACCACGAAGATAAGGGTCGACCACCCATTGCACCCGTTGTATCCCTCGGAACACGAGTCTTCATTACGCTCACCACGGAACCAGAAGTTAGCCCTGGTGGAGCTGTAATCGTTCCCATCACCCATCGCGGTAACCTCCTCGAgtgcgacgacgacgagtgGGAAGAGATTCGCAACTTTATGAAGAGCCTGACACGCATGTATCACGAACAGGGCCGCGATGTCATCTTTTACGAAAACGCTGCTGCACCACATCGGCACATGCACGCGGCCATGATTGCCGTTCCCATCCCTTATGAGGAAGGCGCTACGGCACCAGCCTATTTCAAAGAAGCATTTCTCTCAAGCGATGAAGAGTGGTCACAGCATAAAAAGGTCATTGACACAGCGGCCAAGGCACGTGATGGAATGGGCAGAATGGCATTCAGGAGGAGCATCGCAAAAGAGATGCCCTATtttcatgtctggttctcACTGGATGGTGGCTTGGGGCACATCGTGGAGAACTCAGATCGTTGGCCAAAGGGGGATTTGTTTGCGAGAGAGGTACTGGGTGGTATATGTGATACGGAGCCGCATATTATCAAGAAGCAGGGTCGGTGGGTTCGTGGTGATTCGCGAGTAGACGATTGGAAGAAGGGATGGAGGAAGTTTGACTGGACCCGGGTTTTGGAGGagtga
- a CDS encoding exonuclease III (similar to Metarhizium acridum CQMa 102 XP_007812068.1) has product MRLSSFLPAVFAALAAATAVPRAQSGFKSETAARAISANTTTSLAAVAGPPLTFNYSTPDPDSKNWIGIWNDYYGGPDNQTSVANSLAWNWADKAQGSVQVDVSKLQAGRYKAYFLAKGGYKWLADPIEVFVPGTGPLEFLIKNLTTQHARVDDAFVAVVSGLLANPKDQNTTYAVINRHCADWVSISKNGTITGTPTARGLTKFTVAATGSDGSVAHLPVTVPVVNAKDALVEKLKVLTFNIWQGGKNVNDYHRKQLNFLTGIDADVVGMQESFFRDGLRLAKALGWYVWQSNDASIISRYPIVEVYPQVAAGGAVRIAVDGENSQIIMYNAHLGYDPYGPYDFCFSHYDKAKVLEREAESGRTPQIIEIMGRMKPQIANYKDVPVILTGDFNAPSHLDWTNGTAKQHCGVGDFGWPSSVHPIEGGLIDSFREMHPDPVKTPGITWSPIYLKNNDRDEPMDRIDFIYHKGMKTLSSEVVLVGNPTPEPNHKNNEWTSDHAAVLSTFKIPNKRQQSIQA; this is encoded by the coding sequence ATGCGTCTCTCGTCGTTCCTTCCAGCTGTGTTTGCGGCCCTTGCTGCAGCCACAGCCGTTCCACGTGCGCAATCTGGATTCAAATCTGAAACAGCAGCCAgagccatctcagccaacaccaccacaagcCTCGCAGCCGTTGCCGGACCTCCTCTCACCTTCAACTACTCAACGCCCGATCCCGACTCAAAAAATTGGATTGGTATCTGGAACGATTATTACGGTGGCCCcgacaaccagacttcagtTGCCAACTCCCTCGCCTGGAACTGGGCAGACAAGGCGCAGGGCTCTGTTCAAGTCGACGTTTCCAAGTTGCAAGCCGGACGGTACAAGGCTTATTTTCTCGCCAAGGGCGGCTACAAGTGGTTGGCCGATCCCATTGAAGTCTTTGTACCCGGCACCGGGCCTTTGGAATTCCTAATCAAGAATCTCACAACTCAGCATGCCCGCGTTGATGATGCCTTTGTCGCTGTAGTCAGTGGTCTTTTGGCCAATCCCAAGGATCAAAACACCACCTATGCAGTGATTAACCGTCATTGCGCTGATTGGGTATCAATCTCGAAGAATGGCACCATCACCGGCACACCCACGGCCAGAGGCCTGACCAAATTTACAGTCGCCGCTACTGGATCCGATGGCAGCGTTGCTCATCTACCTGTCACTGTTCCCGTCGTGAATGCGAAGGACGCCCTCGTGGAGAAACTCAAAGTCCTGACATTCAACATCTGGCAGGGCGGCAAGAATGTCAATGATTACCACAGGAAGCAACTCAACTTTTTAACTGGCATTGATGCCGATGTTGTTGGTATGCAAGAGAGCTTCTTTCGCGACGGCCTTCGCCTAGCCAAGGCTTTGGGATGGTACGTCTGGCAGAGCAACGAcgcctccatcatcagccgATATCCCATTGTCGAGGTCTATCCCCAAGTCGCAGCCGGAGGTGCTGTTCGCATCGCTGTCGACGGAGAAAACAGCCAGATCATCATGTACAATGCCCACTTGGGATATGATCCTTATGGTCCTTATGACTTTTGCTTCTCACACTACGACAAAGCAAAGGTTCTTGAACGTGAGGCTGAGTCTGGCCGCACACCACAAATCATTGAGATAATGGGCCGAATGAAGCCGCAAATCGCCAACTACAAGGATGTCCCCGTCATCCTGACTGGCGACTTCAACGCTCCTTCTCACCTCGACTGGACCAATGGAACAGCCAAGCAGCACTGTGGTGTTGGCGACTTTGGCTGGCCGTCCTCCGTCCATCCCATCGAGGGAGGTCTCATCGACTCCTTCCGCGAAATGCACCCCGATCCCGTCAAGACTCCCGGGATCACTTGGTCACCCATCTACCTGAAAAATAATGACAGGGACGAACCTATGGACCGCATCGATTTCATCTATCATAAGGGCATGAAGACGCTGTCTTCCGAAGTCGTTCTGGTTGGCAACCCGACTCCTGAGCCTAATCACAAGAACAACGAGTGGACGTCGGACCATGCCGCTGTTTTGTCGACATTTAAGATTCCCAATAAACGTCAACAGAGTATACAGGCATAA
- a CDS encoding glucose dehydrogenase (similar to Aspergillus oryzae RIB40 XP_001819121.1), with translation MANLSADYVIVGGGLTGCVIASRLSLNDKNLKVLLVEAGPDPSGNPAAAGFLSGLSLLGGELDYVYQSDPESNTCNRVHSLNAGKVLGGGSILNFGGWLRADAADYDDWAETVGDKRWSYEGFKPWFRKSERFHDSGADADTHGFDGPMDVVPISAVDSGERKYLLREPVKQAWTELGVPFNPRKDKGSITGITEFYENSREGMRQPSNTAYPLSNVEVLTNTVVNRVTFAGTTANGVELADGRKITARKEIILCAGTYRTPQLLMLSGVGPSATLNEVGIPVVHDSPHVGQNLHDHFAVYFAFRLRDPSAGYALGSASWQNPALFKGLPWDWVVNEPLPHEVISKHEADAKKQQRNLYEVITVYAPPGIPGIPLDGTHIATSTMLLRPTSRGTVSIRSSSPSDMPYIKPNYFSTALDRDTLVHAAQRTLKAMLATDAMKSIVESETPPSGDGLPDLTPLTADAGDEAIEQRIRQTGTQHHHSGGTASMGKVVDGEGKVMGVTGLRVADASVLPLPLGGHPQATLYPMAEQIASFIIRDA, from the coding sequence ATGGCGAATCTTTCGGCAGACTATGTCATTGTAGGCGGTGGCCTCACAGGATGTGTTATTGCCTCCCGCCTCAGCCTGAATGATAAGAATCTCAAAGTCCTTCTCGTGGAAGCTGGACCGGATCCATCTGGCAATCCAGCTGCGGCCGGCTTCCTCAGCGGCTTGTCTCTACTAGGCGGCGAGTTGGATTACGTCTATCAGAGTGACCCCGAGTCTAATACTTGCAACCGGGTGCACAGTCTCAACGCTGGCAAGGTTTTGGGCGGAGGCAGCATCCTCAACTTTGGTGGCTGGTTACGCGCAGATGCCGCAGACTACGATGACTGGGCTGAGACGGTTGGAGACAAACGCTGGAGCTATGAAGGTTTCAAGCCTTGGTTTCGCAAGTCGGAGCGATTCCACGACTCTGGGGCAGATGCCGACACACACGGCTTTGATGGTCCGATGGACGTGGTTCCAATCTCGGCCGTTGACTCGGGAGAGCGGAAGTATTTACTTCGCGAACCTGTGAAACAAGCGTGGACTGAGCTTGGAGTGCCTTTCAATCCCCGCAAGGATAAGGGCAGCATCACCGGCATAACTGAGTTCTACGAAAACTCTCGTGAGGGGATGCGACAGCCCTCAAACACAGCCTATCCTCTCAGCAATGTTGAAGTTCTGACCAACACCGTTGTGAATAGAGTCACATTCGCTGGTACCACAGCCAACGGAGTGGAATTGGCAGATGGGCGCAAAATCACTGCCCGAAAGGAAATCATACTCTGTGCCGGCACATATCGCACTCCCCAATTGCTCATGTTATCTGGCGTCGGGCCATCTGCTACGCTCAACGAGGTCGGCATCCCCGTTGTACATGATTCACCACACGTTGGACAGAACCTTCACGATCACTTTGCCGTCTACTTTGCTTTCCGTCTGCGCGATCCTTCGGCGGGATACGCCCTTGGAAGCGCATCATGGCAGAATCCGGCTTTGTTCAAAGGTCTGCCGTGGGACTGGGTTGTCAACGAGCCTCTCCCGCATGAGGTAATCTCGAAACATGAGGCGGATGCGAAGAAGCAACAGCGGAATCTCTACGAGGTCATCACAGTGTACGCACCTCCCGGAATTCCTGGGATACCCCTCGATGGTACGCACATTGCCACTTCGACCATGCTTCTTCGACCGACGTCTCGCGGTACCGTTTCCATACGATCCAGCTCCCCGAGTGATATGCCATACATCAAGCCCAACTACTTCTCGACAGCACTGGATCGTGATACGCTCGTTCATGCTGCGCAAAGGACATTGAAAGCCATGCTAGCTACTGATGCTATGAAGAGCATTGTTGAGAGCGAAACTCCGCCATCTGGCGATGGCTTGCCGGATTTGACACCGCTCACAGCCGACGCCGGTGACGAAGCAATTGAACAGAGAATTCGACAGACGGGAACCCAGCATCATCATTCTGGTGGCACTGCAAGCATGGGCAAGGTTGTGGATGGGGAGGGTAAAGTCATGGGCGTCACGGGGTTGAGAGTCGCGGATGCGAGTGTGCTTCCACTTCCCTTGGGTGGTCATCCGCAAGCCACGCTGTACCCTATGGCCGAGCAGATTGCTAGTTTTATTATTCGGGATGCTTGA
- a CDS encoding methyltransferase domain-containing protein, whose protein sequence is MSDLKMDDSVFWKLQNIESTYWDEYIATRPVYDAKIFRRVDDYRSSHSRSSSSTALDIGTGSGSAIEPLTKRFNHVVASDNDSTSLAFAKKRYSTVPEEWLSFTLSSGEELPQHHPPESFDLITCAETFPLMDTTAAMDNIYSLLRPGGTVAVWFYGPPFFTEADYVPKCQDILDAIMDHNFRPVVCGGDEARRSNWKRATDGKFSWLDYIPFPPERWTDVRRHKWNTHARLSFFSPAACDFPVETRNRVGDNETVTQEDDPSFWAVNWDVDMLRRFVHASFPKPTELGGPDEAMDRLFEQLAEAMGGNNVPRKLSWPAVLILAAKKV, encoded by the coding sequence ATGAGTGACCTCAAGATGGACGATTCGGTATTCTGGAAACTGCAAAATATTGAGTCGACATATTGGGACGAATACATTGCTACAAGACCAGTATATGATGCGAAGATATTCCGGCGTGTTGACGACTACCGCTCCAGTCACTCAcgctcttcgtcgtcaacaGCCTTGGACATTGGCACCGGTTCAGGCTCTGCGATAGAGCCTCTGACCAAAAGGTTTAACCATGTCGTTGCTAGCGATAATGATTCCACAAGCTTAGCTTTCGCGAAAAAAAGATACTCTACAGTACCTGAAGAGTGGCTGTCGTTCACCCTCTCATCGGGGGAAGAgcttcctcaacaccacccaCCCGAGTCTTTCGACCTTATTACATGTGCAGAGACATTTCCACTTATGGATACAACGGCAGCCATGGATAACATTTACAGTTTATTGAGACCTGGCGGTACTGTTGCGGTCTGGTTCTACGGACCTCCTTTTTTCACCGAGGCAGATTACGTGCCGAAGTGTCAAGACATTCTGGACGCAATTATGGATCACAATTTTCGCCCTGTGGTCTGTGGAGGTGATGAGGCACGCCGAAGCAATTGGAAACGGGCAACTGATGGCAAATTCAGTTGGCTAGATTACATTCCTTTCCCGCCGGAAAGGTGGACAGACGTAAGGCGTCACAAGTGGAATACGCATGCCAGactctccttcttctcgccggCTGCTTGCGACTTTCCCGTGGAAACACGGAACCGTGTTGGAGACAATGAAACAGTCACTCAGGAAGACGACCCTAGCTTCTGGGCGGTGAATTGGGATGTGGATATGCTGAGGAGGTTTGTACATGCGAGCTTTCCGAAACCAACAGAGTTGGGCGGTCCGGATGAAGCGATGGACAGGTTGTTTGAGCAGTTGGCCGAGGCAATGGGTGGAAACAACGTGCCAAGAAAGCTTTCGTGGCCGGCTGTACTGATTCTCGCAGCAAAAAAAGTCTGA